The Spirosoma foliorum genome has a window encoding:
- a CDS encoding ABC transporter permease translates to MRPPRLADQLLHFFCAPHRLEEVQGDLHEEFVYQVSRIGERRARWRYWWDVIGFIKPFAVKRESNQYPKPTNTDMLRNYLKVAFRNLVKNKGYSAINIGGLSAGMAVAMLIGLWIYDELSYNTYHQHYDRIAQVMQHQTVNGHISSQESIPAPLDAELRAKYGTNFKHLALAAYPGDRILSYGEKKMARPGNYMDAEMPEILSLHMLKGSRNGLKELNSILLSASTAKALFGDADPIGKLINIEGKADVKVTGVYEDLPFNTEFHDLTFIAPWKLYVATQPWVKQALDKQIWGENSFQLLVQLADNTDIKTVSDRIINAKLDNVPTEDKKYKSEIFLHPMSDWRLHSGWEEGVQTGGYIQYVRLFAIVGLFVLLLACINFMNLSTARSEKRAKEVGIRKAVGSVRSQLVKQFFSESFLVVFVAFGGAILIILALLPWFNEVAAKQLVFPWTKVPFWVVSLGFILITGLLAGSYPAFYLSSFQPIKVLKGTFKVGSLAAVPRKVLVVIQFTVSITLIIGTIIVYRQIQHTKNRPLGYNSNGVVMIPMLSPAFYGKYDVLKTDLKNAGVIQEIAESSSPMTSVWSNTSGFSWQGKDPSLDTDFSSIWVTHDFGKTVGWQFKEGRDFSRAFTTDSSAIIINETAVKFMGLKHPIGTVVRWGDEKDPRTKYFTIIGVIKDVLAESPYEPVKQAIYFMDYSNVNWIMLKLDPSRSTSESIATIESVFKKHIPSAPFDYKFADQEFGKKFASEERIGKLAGGFAILAIFISCLGLFGLASFTAEQRTKEIGVRKVLGASVLNLWSMLSKDFIVLVIISCLIASPIAYYYLGTWLKDYDYRTELSWWIFAGSAAGALLITLLTVSYQSIKAALVNPVRSLRSE, encoded by the coding sequence ATGAGACCACCCCGCTTAGCTGACCAACTGCTCCACTTCTTCTGCGCTCCCCACCGACTGGAGGAGGTACAGGGTGATTTGCATGAGGAGTTCGTCTATCAGGTCAGTCGCATTGGCGAACGTCGGGCGCGCTGGCGCTACTGGTGGGATGTGATCGGATTCATCAAACCATTTGCCGTAAAGCGGGAGTCGAATCAATATCCAAAACCAACAAACACGGACATGCTACGTAATTATTTAAAAGTCGCTTTTCGAAATCTGGTCAAAAACAAAGGGTACTCGGCCATCAATATTGGTGGGCTATCGGCTGGCATGGCCGTAGCGATGCTGATTGGCCTCTGGATCTACGACGAACTCTCCTACAACACGTATCACCAGCATTATGACCGTATTGCCCAGGTTATGCAGCACCAAACGGTCAATGGGCACATTAGTTCACAAGAATCCATTCCTGCTCCGCTGGATGCCGAGTTGCGGGCCAAGTACGGTACCAATTTTAAACACCTGGCATTGGCGGCCTATCCAGGCGACCGGATTCTGTCATATGGTGAAAAAAAGATGGCTCGCCCAGGAAACTACATGGATGCTGAAATGCCCGAGATTCTGTCGTTGCATATGCTGAAAGGCAGCCGTAATGGGCTGAAAGAACTCAATTCTATTTTGCTATCGGCCTCAACGGCAAAAGCCCTTTTTGGCGATGCCGATCCGATTGGTAAACTCATCAATATTGAGGGAAAGGCCGATGTGAAGGTAACGGGCGTTTACGAGGACTTACCGTTCAACACAGAGTTTCATGACCTTACATTCATTGCTCCCTGGAAGTTATACGTAGCAACGCAGCCCTGGGTAAAGCAGGCGCTTGACAAGCAGATTTGGGGTGAAAACTCGTTTCAACTGCTTGTCCAGCTTGCCGATAATACGGATATAAAAACAGTGAGTGATCGGATCATAAACGCTAAACTGGATAACGTACCCACCGAAGATAAGAAATACAAATCGGAGATTTTTCTGCACCCGATGAGCGACTGGCGACTGCATTCTGGCTGGGAAGAGGGCGTTCAGACGGGCGGCTATATCCAGTATGTCCGGCTGTTTGCTATCGTTGGCCTTTTTGTCTTGCTGCTAGCCTGTATCAACTTTATGAATCTGAGCACGGCTCGTTCGGAAAAACGGGCCAAAGAAGTGGGCATTCGCAAGGCGGTTGGATCAGTACGTAGCCAGCTTGTCAAGCAGTTTTTTAGCGAGTCGTTTTTGGTGGTTTTCGTTGCATTTGGCGGAGCCATACTGATTATTCTGGCTTTACTCCCCTGGTTTAACGAGGTAGCCGCCAAGCAACTCGTTTTCCCCTGGACGAAGGTTCCATTCTGGGTAGTGAGTCTGGGGTTCATCCTAATTACTGGACTATTGGCAGGTAGTTATCCTGCGTTCTATCTATCATCGTTCCAGCCGATTAAAGTCTTAAAAGGTACGTTTAAAGTGGGCAGTCTGGCAGCTGTTCCGCGCAAAGTGCTGGTTGTGATTCAGTTCACCGTTTCCATTACGTTGATCATTGGCACTATCATCGTTTATCGACAAATCCAGCACACGAAAAATCGACCGCTCGGCTACAATAGCAACGGCGTAGTGATGATTCCAATGCTATCGCCAGCGTTTTACGGCAAATACGACGTCCTGAAAACCGACCTCAAAAATGCAGGTGTTATTCAGGAAATAGCCGAATCATCCAGCCCAATGACGAGCGTTTGGTCAAACACGAGTGGCTTTAGCTGGCAAGGCAAAGACCCATCGCTCGACACCGATTTTTCATCCATTTGGGTAACACACGACTTCGGCAAAACAGTAGGCTGGCAATTTAAAGAGGGCCGCGATTTTTCGAGAGCGTTCACAACCGATTCATCGGCCATAATCATCAACGAAACGGCTGTCAAGTTTATGGGGCTCAAACATCCCATTGGTACGGTTGTCAGATGGGGGGATGAAAAAGATCCCAGAACAAAATATTTTACCATCATCGGTGTGATCAAAGATGTATTGGCTGAATCGCCGTATGAGCCAGTGAAACAAGCCATTTACTTCATGGATTACAGTAATGTCAACTGGATCATGCTCAAACTGGACCCAAGCAGAAGCACCAGCGAATCCATAGCGACAATTGAATCTGTTTTCAAAAAACACATTCCCTCGGCTCCGTTCGATTACAAATTTGCCGACCAGGAGTTTGGTAAAAAGTTTGCCTCAGAAGAGCGGATCGGTAAGCTGGCAGGTGGCTTTGCCATACTGGCCATTTTCATTTCCTGCCTGGGGTTGTTTGGCTTAGCTTCGTTCACGGCCGAGCAACGCACCAAAGAGATTGGAGTTCGCAAAGTGCTGGGCGCTTCAGTGCTGAATCTGTGGAGTATGCTCTCTAAAGACTTCATCGTACTAGTCATCATCTCCTGCCTGATCGCGTCGCCAATTGCTTACTATTATCTGGGCACATGGCTGAAGGATTACGATTACCGTACTGAACTATCGTGGTGGATTTTTGCAGGCTCAGCCGCTGGTGCTTTGCTTATTACGTTGCTAACCGTCAGTTACCAAAGCATTAAAGCTGCACTGGTGAACCCCGTCCGTTCCCTACGGTCGGAGTAA
- a CDS encoding permease prefix domain 2-containing transporter: MTPPRLADRLLRFFCAPHRQEEVQGDLHEEFFWQVERIGERRARWRYWWDVIGFIKPFAIKRKPNGLPSTPLFSMDMFRNYFAIALRQLWKNQLFSTLNIVGLTVGLAVSTFIALYVWHEFHYDRFEPFADRTYQIISMVKYGGDDVTFSGHQESFGRKIKQQLPEVEQVIQLSEGLNSIVLESDVNHRFKEEKIGYANGSFLPAMGFQLLQGDPKTALSEPGRIILTRPLAEKYFGKQSPIGKTLIFDKHFPLTVSAVLDDLPTNSEIEFNALVSLSSMPTLGPAQQGMFKGGGFLMTYLVVQPGANLRAIEKKLQNVKPDVQFADITPKYFLESLSSIHLDSRGTPKDSRQSLYILLTIALIILALAAINYVSLTTARATKRAKEVGIRKAIGGERRELIGQFFFESFLTTTLAFALSLALLQAIFPWANHALDLHIDNRVLSQGPYWGLMLALWLSCSLLAGAYPALLLSGFRPALVLKGATNFRYGGTGLRQVFTTIQFSASIGLLICSVVLYSQMRFLRTKSLGINRAQVMAMYIDRDMKSQFTGLRDHVRQWAGSENVAFADRPLFTNNIPTMFTQTETNQKQLMVNLLTVDKPFFDMMGVHWVHRPVGWETGPITKELCVYNQTVMKEAGIKGNPMQQPAPFKNQPADGIAVDFHVRSLHGSVSPMKLTVISDTSRSILDNGGYLLIRLRPQTNVPEALAQLKELYDHSRPSAPFDYYFLDEAYDKLYAKEERLARLFNGFTALTLLVACLGLLGLMTFSVEARTKEIGVRKVLGASVGSIVTLLSKDFVKLILLAIVIASPIAWWAMDKWLQDFAYKIDIAWWVFALAGGLTTGIALLTVSFQSIKAALMNPVKSLRSE, translated from the coding sequence ATGACCCCGCCCCGCTTAGCCGACCGTCTACTTCGCTTCTTCTGCGCTCCTCACCGGCAGGAGGAAGTGCAGGGCGATCTGCACGAGGAATTTTTCTGGCAAGTCGAGCGGATCGGTGAACGACGCGCCCGTTGGCGTTACTGGTGGGATGTGATCGGATTTATTAAACCCTTTGCCATTAAGAGAAAACCCAACGGATTACCCTCAACCCCTTTGTTTAGTATGGATATGTTTCGAAACTATTTCGCCATTGCTCTGCGTCAGTTGTGGAAAAACCAGCTGTTCAGCACGTTAAACATTGTCGGGCTGACCGTTGGGCTTGCCGTTAGTACGTTTATTGCACTCTACGTCTGGCACGAGTTTCACTACGATCGGTTCGAGCCCTTCGCCGATCGTACGTATCAAATTATATCGATGGTTAAATATGGTGGTGACGATGTCACGTTTAGCGGCCACCAGGAATCGTTTGGGCGGAAGATCAAACAGCAACTTCCCGAGGTAGAGCAAGTTATCCAACTGTCGGAGGGACTAAATAGTATTGTGTTGGAGTCGGACGTGAATCATCGCTTTAAAGAAGAAAAGATTGGCTATGCTAACGGATCGTTCCTGCCAGCTATGGGTTTTCAACTGCTTCAGGGCGATCCTAAAACAGCACTGAGCGAACCGGGACGTATTATACTGACCCGACCATTGGCAGAGAAGTATTTCGGCAAGCAAAGTCCCATAGGCAAAACGCTGATTTTCGATAAGCATTTCCCGCTCACCGTTTCGGCAGTACTCGACGACTTACCAACTAATTCAGAGATTGAGTTCAATGCGCTGGTTTCGTTGAGTTCGATGCCCACACTTGGACCAGCTCAACAAGGTATGTTCAAAGGAGGAGGATTTCTAATGACCTATCTCGTCGTGCAGCCGGGAGCTAACCTAAGGGCCATTGAGAAAAAACTGCAAAATGTAAAACCCGATGTACAATTTGCAGATATTACACCTAAATACTTCCTGGAGTCCTTATCCTCAATCCATTTAGATAGTCGGGGTACGCCAAAAGATTCTCGACAGTCCCTATATATTCTGTTGACAATTGCCCTGATTATTCTGGCGTTAGCCGCTATCAACTACGTAAGCCTAACCACTGCCCGTGCTACCAAACGAGCCAAAGAAGTAGGCATCCGAAAAGCCATTGGTGGTGAGCGACGTGAGCTTATCGGCCAGTTTTTTTTCGAATCGTTCCTGACTACTACACTGGCTTTTGCATTATCACTAGCCCTCTTACAAGCTATTTTCCCCTGGGCCAACCACGCGCTCGACTTACACATAGATAATCGGGTATTGTCGCAGGGGCCATACTGGGGACTGATGCTTGCCTTATGGCTTAGCTGCTCACTGCTAGCAGGTGCCTATCCAGCCCTTCTCTTATCCGGGTTCCGGCCTGCGCTGGTACTCAAAGGGGCAACGAATTTCAGGTATGGCGGGACTGGTCTGCGCCAGGTGTTCACCACGATCCAGTTTTCGGCGAGTATTGGCCTGCTGATTTGCAGCGTGGTCCTTTATTCGCAAATGAGATTTCTACGGACGAAAAGCCTAGGTATCAATCGGGCTCAGGTAATGGCCATGTATATCGACAGAGATATGAAATCGCAATTTACGGGTCTGCGTGATCATGTACGGCAATGGGCTGGGAGCGAAAATGTAGCCTTTGCAGATAGACCATTATTTACGAATAACATACCAACGATGTTTACCCAAACGGAGACGAATCAGAAGCAGCTTATGGTAAATCTTCTGACCGTTGACAAGCCATTTTTTGATATGATGGGCGTTCACTGGGTACATCGTCCAGTTGGTTGGGAAACAGGTCCGATAACAAAAGAATTATGCGTTTATAACCAGACGGTTATGAAGGAGGCAGGCATTAAAGGAAATCCGATGCAACAGCCCGCTCCTTTTAAAAATCAGCCCGCAGATGGTATTGCAGTCGATTTTCATGTGCGTAGTTTGCATGGCTCTGTTTCCCCAATGAAATTAACCGTTATCAGCGATACTAGTCGTTCTATACTGGACAATGGTGGCTATCTATTAATTCGCTTAAGGCCACAAACCAACGTACCGGAAGCACTTGCCCAGCTCAAGGAGTTATACGATCATAGCCGTCCATCCGCGCCCTTCGATTACTATTTTCTGGATGAAGCCTATGATAAACTCTACGCTAAAGAGGAACGTTTGGCCCGTTTGTTCAACGGATTTACCGCCCTCACGCTATTGGTGGCCTGCCTGGGTTTGTTGGGTCTGATGACTTTCTCGGTCGAAGCCCGCACCAAAGAAATCGGCGTTCGAAAAGTGCTCGGTGCATCGGTTGGCAGTATTGTCACATTACTCTCGAAAGATTTCGTCAAGTTGATTCTGCTAGCCATAGTGATCGCTTCACCCATTGCGTGGTGGGCGATGGACAAATGGCTTCAGGACTTTGCCTACAAAATCGACATCGCCTGGTGGGTATTTGCCTTGGCTGGCGGCCTGACCACTGGCATCGCCTTACTGACCGTCAGTTTCCAAAGCATCAAAGCCGCCTTGATGAATCCCGTTAAATCATTGCGGTCGGAATAA
- a CDS encoding FtsX-like permease family protein: MSTWHLYSEFVDGKPAAGRITFVWLFGIIGVFVLLLACINFMNLSTARSEKRAKEVGIRKAIGSIKWQLINQFMSESFLVVVLAFALAVLLVVTSLSWFNELADKDMTLPFTNPVFWLISLLFITLTGFLAGLYPAFYLSSFQPVKVLKGTIRLGRFAALPRKILVVVQFTVSVVLVIGTIIVYQQIQHARNRPIGYNREGLINLSMNDPNYKGKHELLKSELINTGMVSDVAFSSNPLTAVWSNSGGYDWRGKEPEKDNDFAVCEVTHDFGKTVGWQFIDGRDFSRAYSTDSSGLIINETAAKYMHLKKPVGEFVKGYDKVSTWKIIGVIKDLVMQSPYEPVKQTFFFLDKNYAGSSQLTLKIKPTVSAAAAIPQIEGVIKKIVPSASFDYKFVDEQYAAKFSAEERIGKLASVFAALAILISCLGLFGLASFVAEQRTKEIGVRKVLGATVTNLWGLLSKDFVFLVIISCLIAVPIAWYFMNQWLQKYEYHTDIEWWIFAAAGIGALVITLLTVSFQAIKAALMNPITSLRSE; encoded by the coding sequence ATGAGTACCTGGCACTTATATTCGGAATTTGTGGACGGCAAACCCGCTGCCGGGCGCATTACGTTCGTTTGGTTATTTGGTATCATTGGGGTATTTGTGTTGTTGCTGGCCTGCATCAATTTCATGAATCTCTCGACGGCCCGCTCCGAGAAACGAGCTAAAGAAGTGGGTATTCGAAAAGCCATTGGCTCTATAAAATGGCAGCTCATCAACCAGTTTATGAGCGAATCATTTTTAGTCGTTGTCCTGGCCTTTGCCTTAGCCGTACTACTGGTTGTAACGTCGCTGTCCTGGTTCAACGAATTGGCCGATAAGGATATGACTTTACCGTTTACTAATCCTGTATTCTGGCTTATTTCGCTGCTGTTTATTACCCTAACGGGTTTTCTGGCGGGGCTTTATCCGGCTTTCTACTTGTCTTCTTTCCAACCCGTTAAAGTCCTTAAAGGAACGATTCGGCTGGGTCGCTTTGCGGCATTGCCCCGCAAAATTCTGGTAGTTGTTCAGTTTACCGTTTCGGTGGTTCTGGTCATTGGGACCATCATCGTTTACCAGCAAATCCAGCATGCCCGCAACCGACCAATCGGGTATAATCGGGAAGGATTGATCAACCTCTCCATGAACGACCCTAATTATAAAGGGAAGCACGAGCTACTAAAAAGTGAATTGATCAATACAGGCATGGTTAGCGATGTGGCCTTTTCGTCCAATCCATTAACGGCCGTTTGGAGTAATTCGGGAGGCTACGACTGGCGAGGCAAAGAACCCGAAAAAGACAATGATTTCGCCGTTTGCGAGGTCACGCACGATTTTGGCAAAACGGTTGGCTGGCAATTTATTGATGGTCGCGATTTTTCAAGAGCGTATTCGACTGATTCATCGGGCCTGATTATCAATGAAACAGCGGCTAAATACATGCATTTAAAAAAGCCGGTTGGCGAATTTGTGAAAGGCTACGATAAAGTATCGACCTGGAAGATAATCGGCGTGATTAAAGACCTGGTGATGCAATCGCCCTATGAGCCCGTCAAGCAGACATTCTTTTTTCTGGACAAAAACTATGCGGGGTCAAGCCAACTGACGCTCAAGATCAAGCCAACGGTTAGTGCTGCGGCTGCTATTCCGCAGATAGAAGGCGTGATCAAAAAAATAGTCCCTTCGGCTTCCTTCGATTATAAATTTGTGGACGAGCAGTATGCCGCCAAGTTTTCGGCCGAAGAGCGAATTGGCAAACTCGCTTCTGTTTTCGCTGCACTCGCCATTCTCATCAGTTGTTTGGGTCTTTTCGGACTGGCTTCGTTTGTAGCGGAACAACGCACCAAGGAAATCGGTGTTCGCAAAGTACTGGGAGCTACCGTCACCAATTTGTGGGGGCTACTCTCCAAAGACTTTGTCTTTCTGGTCATTATTTCCTGCCTGATTGCGGTGCCCATCGCCTGGTATTTCATGAATCAGTGGCTCCAGAAATACGAATACCACACCGACATTGAATGGTGGATTTTTGCAGCCGCCGGTATAGGCGCCCTTGTCATCACGCTACTGACCGTCAGTTTCCAGGCAATCAAAGCGGCCTTAATGAACCCGATTACCTCCCTACGGTCGGAATGA
- a CDS encoding PadR family transcriptional regulator: MKRSYLGEFEEIVLLTVAVMEGQAYGVALTHEIIEQTGRSVRLNQIHAALQRLEDKGMVKSEMGEPTAERGGRRKRLFTVTAYGRRTLQEIQDVRANLWTRMPDPFNPAISL; the protein is encoded by the coding sequence ATGAAACGAAGCTATTTGGGCGAGTTCGAAGAGATCGTTCTGCTGACTGTTGCCGTGATGGAAGGACAGGCGTATGGCGTAGCGCTCACACACGAAATCATTGAGCAAACCGGGCGCTCGGTTCGCCTGAATCAGATTCACGCGGCCCTGCAACGACTGGAAGACAAAGGCATGGTGAAGTCTGAAATGGGTGAGCCTACTGCCGAACGGGGCGGTCGCCGGAAACGGCTGTTTACCGTTACCGCCTACGGTCGGCGGACGTTGCAGGAAATTCAGGATGTGCGGGCAAATCTGTGGACCCGGATGCCCGACCCATTCAACCCAGCTATTAGCTTATAA
- a CDS encoding permease prefix domain 2-containing transporter — MPPPRLADRILRFFCAPHRLEEVQGDLHEEFAYQVERIGERRARWRYWRDVLGFMKPFAIKRTIRAYPTPTNTTMLRNYLKIAFRNLVKNKAYSVINIGGLAVGMAVAMLIGLWLWDELSYDKYHKNYDSIAQVWSGGTDPQTSKIGGSISLQFPMGAILRTKYKHYFKHVLMAWWVGGYTLKLGDKNFQKTGEFIEAGAPEMLSLHMLKGSYASLSDMHSIILSKSTAETMFGNDDPINKSLKIDNRIDVKVTGVYEDIPKNARFGEVQFFFSLAIVGCF; from the coding sequence ATGCCCCCGCCCCGCCTAGCCGACCGAATCCTCCGCTTCTTCTGCGCTCCCCACCGGCTGGAGGAAGTGCAGGGCGATTTGCACGAGGAGTTCGCTTATCAGGTCGAGCGGATTGGCGAACGGCGAGCACGCTGGCGCTACTGGCGGGACGTGTTAGGATTCATGAAACCATTTGCGATTAAACGTACAATCAGAGCATACCCTACCCCAACAAATACAACTATGCTACGAAACTATCTCAAAATTGCCTTCAGAAACCTCGTTAAGAATAAGGCCTATTCAGTTATTAATATCGGCGGACTGGCTGTTGGCATGGCCGTAGCGATGCTGATTGGCCTTTGGTTGTGGGATGAATTATCGTACGATAAATACCATAAGAATTACGACAGTATCGCCCAGGTATGGAGTGGTGGAACTGACCCGCAAACCAGTAAAATTGGGGGGTCTATTTCGCTACAATTTCCAATGGGAGCCATTCTTAGAACGAAGTACAAACACTATTTCAAACATGTGTTGATGGCCTGGTGGGTAGGCGGTTATACATTAAAACTGGGTGATAAAAATTTCCAGAAAACGGGGGAATTCATCGAAGCCGGCGCGCCGGAAATGCTTTCGCTACATATGTTAAAAGGAAGCTATGCGAGCTTAAGCGACATGCATTCCATCATTCTGTCGAAATCGACGGCCGAGACGATGTTTGGCAACGATGATCCTATCAACAAATCCTTAAAAATTGACAATCGAATTGATGTAAAAGTAACAGGCGTTTATGAGGATATACCGAAGAATGCCCGTTTCGGCGAAGTGCAGTTTTTTTTCTCCCTGGCCATTGTGGGTTGTTTCTAA